A region of Colletotrichum higginsianum IMI 349063 chromosome 10, whole genome shotgun sequence DNA encodes the following proteins:
- a CDS encoding DJ-1/PfpI family protein yields the protein MATLGSKKSIRIGVMLEAVQLSDIMGIDLFGNLSRAYYNKVKDFDPEFAQWADHPAETEFFFISSTLEPAEMTPGLRFVPNVTYDDCPRDLDLVLIGGPLLNHRPPAADRFMREAFPKTRVWLTTCIGSPWLASAGVLKGKKATTNREFLKIVREIHPETEWLDQRWVVEEKEYDGEGKGELWTGGGAGAGLSMIITYLNKNFDPGFVQKLALEAIAFEELALNQFYKTAR from the exons ATGGCAACCCTCGGATCCAAAAAGTCCATCCGCATCGGCGTCATGCTCGAGGCCGTTCAGCTGAGCGACATCATGGGCATCGACCTCTTCGGCAACCTGTCCCGTGCGTACTACAACAAAGTCAAGGATTTCGACCCCGAGTTCGCGCAGTGGGCCGACCAcccggccgagacggagttcttcttcatctcctcgACCCTCGAGCCCGCCGAGATGACGCCGGGCCTGCGGTTCGTCCCCAACGTCACCTACGACGACTGCCCGCGCGACCTGGACCTCGTGCTCATCGGCGGACCCCTGCTCAAccaccgcccgcccgccgccgaccgcTTCATGAGGGAGGCGTTCCCCAAGACGAGGGTGTGGCTGACGACCTGCATCGGCAGCCCGTGGCTGGCCAGCGCCGGAGTgctcaagggcaagaaggcgacgacgaaccgCGAGTTCCTCAAGATCGTGAGGGAGATCCACCCCGAGACTGAGTGGCTCGATCAGAGAtgggtcgtcgaggagaaggagtacgacggcgagggcaagggCGAGCTCTGGACAGGGGGTGGAGCAGGAGCCG GTCTTTCCATGATCATCACGTACCTGAACAAGAACTTTGACCCGGGCTTTGTTCAGAAGCTGGCCCTTGAGGCGATCGCCTTTGAGGAGCTGGCCCTGAACCAATTTTACAAGACGGCGAGGTAG
- a CDS encoding Acetyltransferase: protein MSSKVQILGGTPTDKELGPTVSTLPAAVPDRSVVLHGSLATLEPWLTPTHWARFWRNLQLLENQWLVDYFPFDEVRSEADLRKQLDDLVAVPDVILYAVLADPAHLNPVKAADEEAGFAGHAEVFGFMAYSLAGTAHREIEVGALFAPALQRTAAATEAHYLMLKNVLEPVRVEEGKSLPYRRVSWKCNSLNVASRRAAERLGYLYEGTLRNHQIVKGRSRDTSWFSIIDNEWLVIRIALEKWLDRSNFDEHGRQVKALDCIRVELTATAKYSNK from the exons ATGTCCTCCAAGGTCCAGATCCTGGGCGGGACTCCTACTGACAAAg AACTCGGCCCAACCGTCAGCACCCTCCCCGCTGCTGTACCAGACCGATCCGTCGTTCTGCACGGCTCCCTCGCTACACTCGAACCTTGGTTAACGCCAACTCACTGGGCCAGATTTTGGCGCAACCTCCAGCTACTCGAGAACCAATGGTTGGTGGACTACTTTCCGTTCGACGAGGTCCGCTCGGAAGCGGACCTGCGCAAGCAACTCGACGATCTGGTTGCTGTGCCGGATGTTATTTTGTACGCCGTCCTAGCTGATCCGGCACACCTGAACCCGGTGAAAGCGGCAGATGAAGAGGCAGGCTTTGCGGGGCACGCAGAGGTGTTCGGTTTCATGGCGTATTCGCTGGCTGGCACGGCGCACCGTGAGATCGAGGTGGGAGCGTTGTTTGCACCGGCGCTACAGCggacggcagcggcaactGAGGCGCATTACCTGATGTTGAAGAATGTGCTGGAGCCGGTTCGCGTGGAGGAAGGAAAGTCTCTGCCGTATCGGAGAGTGTCGTGGAAGTGCAACAGTCTGAACGTGGCATCCCGCCGGGCGGCGGAGCGGCTCGGGTATTTGTACGAGGGGACATTGAGGAACCATCAGATTGTGAAGGGAAGGTCGAGGGACACGAGTTGGTTCAGCATAATCGACAATGAGTGGCTAGTGATAAGGATTGCCTTGGAGAAGTGGTTGGATAGGAGCAACTTTGATGAGCATGGAAGGCAGGTGAAAGCGCTCGACTGTATTCGGGTAGAGTTGACTGCAACAGCCAAGTATTCTAATAAGTAA
- a CDS encoding Peroxidase, translating into MRTASLIAALVAGIALARPGMDIKKLIADAQLQIRQIGGGGPSTELIGDLVELRERELTATGAAIRDILITEASGQDVDTFYDESELAPKGSEECDSDDCCIWKYIADDLAKQMVGTAGRCNSVARGAIRLGFHDAAAWSKSTGGTGADGSIILANECKTRSDNKGLEEICDMTATWFAKYKKFGISMADLIQLSANVATVSCPLGPRVRTFVGRKDSSTPATKNLLPDPSDSSAKLFKLFGEKSFTPAGLVALLGAHSTSQQRFVDPSRADSPQDSTPGTWDIAFYQQTLNPNAPPAVFKFQSDIHVSLDPETNEVWRMFAAGPRGQAVWNQAYASEYVRMSLLGVNNINDLTECTKVLPPFRPAFEQPDQDLLDKVMGSVLNSDLVKQALEKGDKIPPAALSNP; encoded by the exons ATGAGGACCGCGTCTCTCATTGCCGCCCTTGTGGCGGGCATTGCTCTCGCTCGTCCTGGCATGGACATCAAGAAGCTGATAGCCGACGCCCAGCTGCAGATCCGTCAGATTGGTGGCGGTGGCCCTTCGACAGAGCTGatcggcgacctcgtcgaaCTCCGCGAGCGCGAACTGACAGCGACCGGGGCCGCCATCAGGGATATCTTGATCACCGAGGCCTCGGGCCAGGACGTGGATACCTTTTACGACGAGTCTGAATTAGCACCGAAGGGTTCCGAGGAGTGCGACAGTGACGATTGTTGCATTTGGAAGTACATCGCCGACGACTTGGCCAAGCAGATGGTGGGCACTGCCGGCCGGTGCAACAGCGTCGCCCGCGGCGCTATCCGTCTTGGTttccacgacgccgccgcctggtcCAAGTCGACGGGCGGCACAGGTGCCGACGgctccatcatcctcgccaacgagTGCAAGACGCGCTCCGATAACAAAGGCCTCGAGGAGATCTGCGACATGACGGCGACCTGGTTTGCCAAGTACAAGAAGTTCGGCATCAGCATGGCAGACCTGATCCAGTTGTCCGCCAACGTCGCCACGGTCTCATGTCCTCTCGGCCCTCGCGTCCGCACTTTTGTCGGCCGCAAGGACTCATCCACCCCCGCCACCAAGAACCTCCTCCCCGATCCCTCGGACAGCTCCGCCAAGCTGTTCAAGCTGTTTGGGGAGAAGTCCTTCACGCCCGCCGGTCTTGTGGCCCTCCTGGGTGCCCACAGCACCAGCCAGCAACGCTTTGTCGACCCTTCGCGTGCCGACTCGCCCCAGGATAGCACGCCAGGCACGTGGGACATTGCCTTCTATCAGCAGACGCTCAACCCCaacgcgccgcccgccgtcttcaaATTCCAAAGCGACATCCACGTGTCCCTGGACCCCGAGACCAACGAGGTCTGGAGAATGTTTGCAGCGGGGCCGCGCGGTCAAGCCGTGTGGAACCAG GCCTATGCGTCCGAGTATGTTCGCATGTCTCTCCTCGGcgtcaacaacatcaacgacCTGACGGAGTGCACAAAGGTCTTGCCGCCTTTCCGCCCTGCCTTTGAGCAGCCTGACCAAgacctcctcgacaaggtcATGGGCTCCGTCCTTAACTCGGACCTCGTCAAGCAGGCGTTGGAGAAGGGCGACAAGATTCCTCCCGCCGCATTGTCGAACCCGTGA
- a CDS encoding Inosine/uridine-preferring nucleoside hydrolase, with product MMSASITRVVFAALVARCVAAARKNIIIDTDIFSDCDDTAALLLAATSPDVNLLGVNVNYPSTYSVTATSAILAHYGLPAVPIGTRRPLTDEGFLDTFAYDLGEYASKISYHFSGGSLPFGAAEDAWNAVSLYRKLLAEADGPVTIVSIGFFENLSGLLNSTADAHSDLAGPALVASKVAELVVMGGGYPSGREFNFFGDDPLRTAHVVNNWPGRVVFCGTEVGGDVLSGGRLLAEGPLSDPVRQAYIYYNFYRPRQSWDPLTVLYAMQGVGDLFEYGNDYGRNFVFANGSNEWIFDKNVTNQFWLNLKVDNVTASAALDKLYLEGALLFGNKTDV from the exons ATGATGTCCGCAAGTATCACCCGAGTCGTTTTTGCGGCTCTCGTGGCGCGATGCGTCGCAGCAGCCCGCAAGAATATCATCATCGACACCGACATCTTCAGTGATTGCGA TGACACCGCCgcgctgctcctcgccgcgACGTCCCCAGACGTGAACTTGCTCGGGGTCAACGTCAACTATCCCTCGACCTACTCCGTGACCGCAACGTCGGCTATCCTCGCGCACTACGGCCTGCCCGCGGTCCCCATAGGGACGCGCCGGCCGTTGACCGACGAGGGCTTCCTCGACACCTTCGCGTACGACCTGGGAGAGTACGCGAGCAAGATATCGTATCACTTCTCCGGGGGCTCCCTCCCGTtcggggcggcggaggacgcGTGGAACGCCGTCTCGCTGTACCGCaagctcctcgccgaggcggacggGCCCGTCACCATCGTCTCGATCGGCTTCTTCGAGAACCTCTCGGGCCTGCTCAACTCCACGGCCGACGCGCACTCGGACCTCGCCGGCCCCGCGCTCGTCGCGAGCAAGGTCGCGGAGCTGGTCGTCATGGGCGGCGGGTACCCCTCGGGCAGGGAGTTCAACTTCTTCGGGGACGACCCGCTGCGCACCGCGCACGTCGTCAACAACTGGCCGGGCCGCGTCGTCTTCTGCGGCaccgaggtcggcggcgatgtgCTGTCCGGCGGCAGGCTCCTTGCCGAGGGCCCGCTGTCGGATCCGGTCCGCCAGGCCTACATCTACTACAACTTCTACCGACCCCGGCAGTCGTGGGACCCTCTCACGGTTCTGTATGCCATGCAGGGCGTCGGGGACCTTTTCGAGTACGGCAACGACTATGGCCGCAACTTTGTCTTTGCGAATGGCTCAAACGAGTGGATCTTTGACAAGAATGTCACCAACCAGTTCTGGTTGAACCTGAAAGTGGACAATgtcacggcctcggcggctctCGACAAGCTTTATCTGGAAGGGGCGTTGCTTTTTGGCAATAAGACAGACGTATAG
- a CDS encoding Nacht and ankyrin domain protein has product MDVLTLPAAAFSPGESFYQGFTTCTIAFAVLVVPFLLTYLFTYTRFVLKNQKQKSTSTRSSLVPPYFVPGLGHAYSILFNAENFLRSLQVKAKHSVLSLSLPRGSLCYVLPGEGVRLLFKAPRDLVPVPGIFDALTIFFGLTPSDYHVFNHDHISAFEANKGNEHSTSHPDESRRIMEHQRKDFATFLNGENLRLVMDRFSCNLRQQFWPRHPPHPSSDFVDVPDLYKFVRDSLFKAEVETLYGKRIVIVCPSFCEDFWAFYDAFPVVSRGSPRWLYPAEYHSRDLMLRNLDTWRRWCNANSHQDDEEPGHAESNPIWGTRYVKNMVRRYEGLGFSDHGVSSLLLGFLFVTTANTIPAAAWMILHTLLDQSLVGRLRKELSVDSETSEFQIDYTTLSSAPLLNSVYRETLRLHVAGTIGRKAVSAGVRLHGDSLLPLQSGATGMSANWLGGLDESIWNTGRIIKGVAEHSLESFWSERFLEYPDDPTSGPLLKLQSFYTANRSSTQEKHVRDDSKAKLSSPAALRGHFFPFGGGAWRCPGETLAKNTILVSVFLLLRDLDVEICDPVSAARANSRHRAMPFGTHAFDRPVPVRYRKRYCHSDC; this is encoded by the exons ATGGACGTGCTTACTttgcctgctgctgctttcAGTCCCGGCGAGTCCTTTTACCAGGGCTTCACAACATGCACCATCGCCTTTGCGGTCTTGGTTGTTCCTTTCCTGCTCACTTATCTCTTCACTTACACTCGATTTGTTTTGAAAAACCAGAAACAAAAGAGCACCAGTACTCGCTCGTCACTCGTCCCTCCGTACTTCGTGCCTGGACTTGGGCATGCCTACTCCATCCTCTTCAACGCCGAAAACTTCCTCCGTTCTCTACA AGTAAAAGCCAAGCATTCAGtactctcgctctctctgCCTCGGGGTTCGCTCTGCTATGTTCTTCCTGGCGAAGGAGTGCGGCTACTTTTCAAGGCGCCCCGAGATCTCGTACCGGTCCCGGGAATATTCGACGCCTTGACAATCTTCTTTGGGCTGACGCCGTCTGACTACCATGTGTTCAACCATGATCACATCTCGGCCTTTGAGGCAAACAAGGGGAATGAACACTCGACATCCCACCCAGACGAATCAAGACGAATTATGGAACACCAACGAAAGGACTTCGCCACCTTCTTGAACGGAGAGAATCTGAGACTCGTAATGGATAGGTTCTCGTGCAATCTCCGACAACAGTTCTGGCCCCGTCACCCTCCTCACCCAAGCTCGGACTTTGTAGACGTCCCGGATCTATACAAGTTTGTGCGCGACTCCCTTttcaaggccgaggtcgagacaCTTTACGGCAAAcgcatcgtcatcgtctgcCCCTCGTTCTGCGAAGACTTCTGGGCGTTTTACGACGCGTTCCCTGTGGTCTCGCGCGGTAGTCCTCGCTGGCTTTACCCCGCGGAGTACCACTCCAGGGACCTCATGCTTCGTAATTTGGACACCTGGAGGAGGTGGTGCAATGCCAACTCCcaccaggacgacgaggagccggGCCATGCAGAGTCCAACCCGATCTGGGGCACGCGTTACGTGAAGAACATGGTGAGGCGATATGAGGGCCTGGGATTCTCGGATCACGGGGTTTCGAGTCTGCTGCTCGGTTTTCTATTTGT AACGACAGCAAACACAATACCAGCAGCGGCCTGGATGATACTCCACACACTCCTCGACCAATCTCTTGTGGGTCGACTGAGAAAAGAGTTGTCGGTCGATTCTGAGACTTCAGAATTCCAAATCGACTACACGACGCTGTCATCGGCCCCGCTGCTGAACTCGGTTTACCGCGAGACTCTCCGTCTGCATGTTGCCGGGACCATTGGCCGTAAGGCCGTCAGCGCCGGAGTTCGCCTTCACGGGGACTCATTGTTGCCTCTTCAATCTGGAGCCACAGGCATGTCAGCAAACTGGCTCGGGGGGTTAGATGAATCTATCTGGAACACCGGCCGGATCATCAAAGGAGTCGCCGAGCACTCGCTCGAGTCGTTCTGGTCGGAGAGGTTCTTAGAATACCCAGACGACCCTACGAGTGGTCCACTACTGAAGCTTCAGTCATTTTACACCGCGAACAGAAGTTCCACGCAAGAGAAGCACGTCCGAGACGACTCCAAAGCTAAGTTGTCAAGCCCGGCGGCCCTTCGCGGCCATTTCTTCCCATTTGGAGGAGGCGCATGGCGGTGTCCAGGAGAGACTTTGGCCAAGAACACTATTCTGGTCTCGGTTTTTCTGCTGCTGAGGGATTTGGATGTTGAGATTTGCGACCCTGTGAGTGCGGCCAGAGCCAACTCGCGTCATCGGGCCATGCCGTTTGGAACACATGCTTTTGATAGACCAGTGCCTGTTCGGTATCGAAAGAGGTATTGCCACTCTGATTGTTAG
- a CDS encoding Amidase: MSSQPKQESWKAIARRKQAERAGHIPSKWHIPSHVLPKDPPRLQDGPQNVLDIPRQFLSPAEVSVTESYTIPQLCQAVSSRSLSAVEVAEAFCHRAAIAHQLTNCLTEPLFDAALQRARYLDEYLREHGVPLGPLHGLPVSVKDTFDVAGVDTSIGLAYLCHKPAARNAPLVDLLLSLGCVVVAKTNVPQTLASLDSVNNVFGRTMNPVNRLCTAGGSSGGEGVLVAMRGCMIGIGTDIGGSIRVPAMCNGVYGFKPSNGRVPYGGQALTGVEGLSRTSVQAVAGPIGRSVEDIDSLMREIVPRAALWGEDCMPATWSPGPRESSLVSPSGSGKHGELVIGILRTDGNCNLHPPIANMMDEVAYFLATTPGVKVVELGCPPAWTKAQSVMNKLMGADGGVTMAEMIEATGEPLVPWTASRFKKGRPQPLPRLAELQAQRARLEREMLGIWVEDDEHGRRRQKLDALVCPVAPHPVPPIDGYNAVGMTSSWVLLDYPAATVPVRDVKESDLQLGRPQGGKVLGSWDQRNRELWDESKIDRRVYLGTPLSVQVVVPRLQDDRLVDVMGCVDAACKRKGGNAHAKL, from the coding sequence ATGTCGTCTCAACCAAAGCAGGAATCGTGGAAAGCCATCGCCCGACGCAAGCAGGCCGAACGAGCAGGTCACATCCCTTCAAAATGGCACATACCGTCCCACGTCCTCCCCAAAGACCCACCGAGGCTTCAAGACGGGCCCCAGAACGTCCTTGACATCCCGCGCCAGTTCCTCTCGCCGGCCGAGGTCTCCGTCACCGAGTCCTATACAATCCCGCAGCTGTGCCAGGCCGTCTCTTCGCGTAGTCTCTCGGCGGTGGAGGTGGCAGAAGCCTTCTGCCATCGCGCGGCCATCGCCCACCAGCTCACAAATTGTCTGACAGAGCCCCTCTTCGACGCGGCCCTGCAGCGCGCGCGGTACCTCGACGAGTACCTCCGCGAGCACGGCGTGCCCCTCGGGCCCTTGCACGGCCTCCCCGTGTCGGTCAAGGACACcttcgacgtcgccggcgtcgacacgTCGATAGGCCTGGCGTACCTGTGCCACAAGCCTGCCGCACGGAACGCGCCTCTGGTCGATCTCCTCCTCTCGCTGGGCTGTGTCGTCGTGGCCAAGACCAACGTGCCGCAGACCCTCGCCAGCCTCGACTCGGTCAACAACGTCTTTGGCCGCACGATGAACCCGGTCAACCGGCTGTGCACTGCCGGCGGGTcctcgggcggcgagggcgtcctcgtcgccatgaGGGGCTGCATGATCGGTATCGGGACCgacatcggcggcagcatccGCGTGCCGGCCATGTGCAACGGCGTCTACGGCTTCAAGCCCTCCAACGGCCGTGTGCCCTACGGCGGCCAGGCGCTGACGGGGGTTGAGGGCCTGAGCCGCACGTCGGtgcaggccgtcgccggtCCGATCGGCCGGAGCGTCGAGGACATTGACTCGCTCATGCGCGAGATCGTGCCCCGGGCCGCGCTGTGGGGGGAAGACTGCATGCCGGCTACGTGGTCGCCGGGTCCCCGGGAATCGTCACTGGTATCGCCATCCGGCAGCGGCAAACACGGCGAGCTGGTCATCGGCATCCTCCGCACCGACGGGAACTGCAACCTCCACCCgcccatcgccaacatgATGGACGAAGTGGCGTACTTCCTCGCGACGACCCccggcgtcaaggtcgtcgaACTGGGATGCCCTCCGGCATGGACCAAGGCGCAGTCCGTCATGAACAAGCTGATGGGGGCCGACGGGGGTGTCACGATGGCTGAGATGATCGAGGCGACGGGCGAACCGTTGGTGCCGTGGACGGCGTCGCGCTTCAAGAAGGGCAGACCGCAGCCGCTCCcgcgcctcgccgagctccagGCCCAACGCGCCCGTCTGGAGCGCGAGATGCTCGGGATCtgggtcgaggacgacgagcacggccgccgccggcagaagctcgacgccctcgtctgTCCCGTGGCACCGCACCCCGTGCCGCCGATCGACGGCTACAACGCCGTGGGGATGACCAGCAGTTGGGTTCTGCTGGACTATCCCGCGGCAACGGTGCCTGTGCGGGACGTCAAGGAGAGCGACCTGCAGCTCGGCAGGCCGCAGGGTGGCAAGGTTCTGGGGAGCTGGGACCAGAGGAACCGCGAGCTCTGGGACGAGAGCAAGATTGATAGGAGGGTGTATCTAGGGACGCCGCTGAGCGTCCAGGTTGTTGTGCCGCGGCTGCAGGACGACAGGTTGGTTGATGTCATGGGCTGCGTGGATGCGGCGTGTAAGAGGAAAGGAGGCAACGCCCACGCGAAGCTTTGA
- a CDS encoding Subtilase: MVAWRASVVALASLVTVAVASTVERSETTPVIEQTNVPGAFIVEFADSKASQRTPIPILTLPTHSHSCRGEPLLTADQDAPAFLSRLESEAGIVKVSQRLSLDSKIFRGVSFNVEDHDDKTLSRIGSLPQVKNIWPVPLIAVPEIDVSWTGKDLKRKYKHKRQTNSTAWPPHVMTQVDKLRAGGFTGEGLRFGIVDTGIDYTHPALGGCFGPGCLVEFGYDLVGDSYDGTSAPVPDNDPFEDCLGHGTHVAGIVAATENPMGFTGASPGVRLGAYRTFACNGLTSGDVMLAGVIRAFEDGSDIITGSIGSPNGWAGEAFSVAVSRIVDAGVPCTFAAGNQVGGTEGLFGLSNPSSGDGVMSISSYQSEGADSAGKVSAYTSWGPTFELGLAPSFGAPGGGIMSTWPVALGEYAVASGTSMATPLVASIVALVSQARGTRDPDLIKRLLASTAKPNLSQSYGGEDFSAGLGPVAQQGAGMVQAYDAAYATSILSVAGISFNDTDSLVSETSFTVTNVGDSVATYNVSHAPALTAITLSDIYRQSTPGLSTAYATLTFEPATFTLEPNASAEVSVSVVPPQGLDAATLPVYSGWVVLNGTNTDDDIALSVPYVGVAGSMKNATVLPSHRLFLSRSDDARNPTVLANTTFQVAAPAAHPDWAQPLLETSDLVLPLGALPDQFLWLVMGSAEVRLEAVPIAAPGSEPNPDAKDNGLGLGVTSLGNVAGYPVLFRRPIGWLSSWNGNLADGSWAPAGRYRLSIFALKLMADRSVPESWERYDSPEFIIRYVQA, translated from the exons ATGGTTGCTTGGAGAGCCTCTGTGGTGGCTCTGGCTAGTCTTGTGactgttgctgttgcttcGACGGTCGAGAGGTCCGAGACAACGCCAGTTATCGAGCAGACAAACGTTCCTGGAGCGTTCATTGTTGAGTTTGCCGACAGCAAGGCAAGTCAACGAacccccatccccatcctcACCCTTcccactcactctcactcttgTCGGGGCGAGCCTTTGCTAACTGCTGATCAGGATGCACCTGCGTTTCTAAGTCGCCTAGAGTCAGAGGCCGGCATTGTTAAAGTGTCCCAGCGCCTCAGCCTGGACTCCAAGATCTTCAGGGGCGTCTCCTTCAACGTCGAGGACCACGACGACAAGACTCTCAGCAGGATCGGCTCTCTGCCCCAGGTCAAGAACATCTGGCCCGTCcccctcatcgccgtcccCGAGATCGACGTCTCCTGGACCGGCAAGGACCTCAAGCGCAAGTACAAACACAAGCGCCAGACGAACTCGACCGCCTGGCCGCCGCACGTCATGACGCAGGTCGACAAGCTgcgcgccggcggcttcaccggcgagggcctgcgcttcggcatcgtcgacacGGGTATCGACTACACCCACCCGGCCCTCGGTGGCTGCTTCGGCCCCGGCTGCCTCGTCGAGTTCGGCtacgacctcgtcggcgactcCTACGACGGCACCAGCGCGCCCGTCCCGGACAACGACCCATTCGAGGACTGTCTCGGCCACGGAACgcacgtcgccggcatcgtcgcggCCACGGAGAACCCCATGGGTTTCACCGGCGCGTCGCCGGGCGTCAGGCTGGGCGCGTACCGCACCTTCGCCTGCAACGGCCTGACGTCGGGAGACGTCATGCTGGCGGGCGTCATCAGGGCCTtcgaggacggcagcgacATCATCACGGGTTCCATCGGGAGCCCCAACGGGTGGGCCGGGGAGGCCTTTTCTGTGGCCGTCTCGAGGATCGTGGACGCCGGCGTGCCATGCACCTTTGCCGCGGGTAACcaggtcggcggcaccgaggGCTTGTTCGGCCTCAGCAATCCGAGctccggcgacggcgtcatgtCCATCTCGTCGTACCAGAGCGAAGGCGCCGACAGCGCCGGGAAGGTGTCGGCATATACCAGCTGGGGGCCTACCTTTGAGCTTGGCCTCGCACCCAGCTTCGGTGCTCCGGGTGGCGGCATCATGAGCACTTGGCCCGTTGCGCTTGGAGAGTACGCCGTGGCGTCTGGCACGTCCATGGCAACCCCTCTCGTGGCCAGCATCGTTGCTCTTGTCTCCCAG GCTCGCGGGACTAGGGACCCGGACTTGATCAAGCGACTCCTGGCGTCGACGGCTAAGCCGAATCTGTCCCAGAGCTACGGCGGAGAGGACTTcagcgccggcctcggcccggTCGCGCAGCAAGGTGCGGGCATGGTGCAGGCCTACGACGCGGCATACGCAACCTCCATCCTcagcgtcgccggcatcTCCTTCAACGACACGGACAGCCTCGTGTCCGAGACCTCCTTCACGGTCACGAACGTCGGGGACTCGGTCGCGACGTACAACGTCTCGCACGCCCCGGCCCTCACGGCCATCACGCTCAGCGACATCTACCGCCAGAGCACGCCCGGGCTCTCCACGGCATACGCAACCCTGACCTTCGAGCCGGCCACCTTCACCCTGGAGCCGAACGCGAGTGCCGAGGTCAGCGTGAGCGTCGTACCCCCGCAAGGGCTCGACGCAGCAACTCTGCCCGTGTACTCCGGATGGGTCGTCCTCAACGGCACCaacaccgacgacgacatcgcccTCTCCGTGCCGTatgtcggcgtcgccggctcgatgaagaacgccaCGGTCCTCCCTTCCCACcgtctttttctctctcgcaGCGACGACGCGAGGAACCCGACGGTGCTCGCGAACACGACCTTCCAGGTCGCGGCCCCGGCCGCCCACCCGGACTGGGCTCAGCCGCTGCTCGAAACGTCGGATCTGGTTCTTCCCCTGGGAGCGCTCCCCGACCAGTTCCTCTGGCTGGTGATGGGCAGCGCGGAGGTTCGTCTCGAGGCCGTGCCGATTGCGGCTCCTGGGTCCGAGCCGAACCCGGACGCGAAAGACAACGGCCTCGGTCTTGGTGTCACAAGCTTGGGGAATGTGGCCGGGTATCCCGTGCTGTTCAGGAGACCCATCGGCTGGTTGAGCTCCTGGAATGGAAACCTGGCGGATGGTTCATGGGCGCCGGCCGGGCGATACCGGCTCAGCATCTTTGCGTTGAAGCTCATGGCGGATAGAAGCGTCCCTGAGAGCTGGGAACGGTACGACTCTCCCGAGTTCATCATTCGATACGTGCAGGCTTAG